The Methylocystis bryophila genome contains the following window.
CGCGCCGCAGAAAGGCGGGCGCGCCGGCAATCATCGTCATCACGCTATCGTCCGCCCGGGCGACGATCTCCCGGTCGAAGCCCACGATCAGATCAGCAACGCGGCGAAGCTTCTCGCGGGCCTCGTCGTCGTCAATGATCAAGGGCTCGCCGCTCATATTGGCGCTGGTCGCGACGAGGACGCGATCGAGCGGAGCGTCCCGCCAGTCGCGGCCTTCCGGCTCACCCGCCAAGGCGTGGAAGATCAGATGATGCGCAGGCGTGTAGGCCAGCATCACGCCGATTCGCGAGAGCCCTGGCGCGACCGAAGCGGCAAGAGCATCGGCTTTCTCGACGACGACGATCGGCCGCGCCGGCGAAGACAGAAGGGCGCGAGAGGACTCGTCGAGGACGCCGATGCGTCCCGCGGACGCGGCGTTGAGGACCATCACCCCGAAGGGTTTGGCGTCACGCTGCTTGCGGCGGCGCAGCTCCTGAACGGCCGCTTCGTTGCGCGCGTCGCAGAGCAGATGGAATCCGCCGACGCCCTTCAAGGCGACGATCCCGCCTTGGCGCAAGCAGGCGGCGATGTCTTCGATCGATGCGTCGAGGCGCGGCCCGCATTGCGGACAGGCGATCGTCTGCGCATGGAAGCGCCGGCTCGACAGGTTGCGGAAGTCGGCCGCGCAAGCCTCGCACATCGCGAAAGGCGCCATCGTCGTTTGTGAGCGATCGAAAGGAAGCCTGCGCGTCAGCGTGTAGCGAGGTCCGCAATGCGTGCAATTGACGAAGGGATAAAGGTGAAACCGGCTCCGCGGATCGAAGAGCTCGTCGAGGCATTCTTCGCAGACGGCGGCGTCGGCCGGAATTCGCGTCCGGGCTTCGCCCGCGACGCTCGTCTCGATGCAAAACTCGCTTTCGGCTTTGGGCGCGACACTTTGAGCCTCAACCGTGTCGATGCGCGCCAGGGGCGGAGGGCTTCGCCGCAGCGCCGCGACAAATTCCTGCGCCCGCGCGCCTTCGATCTCCAGGAGCACGCCTTCTGCGTCGTTGCGAACGAAGCCGCCGAGATCAAGCGCGCGAGCGAGACCATGCACGAAAGGACGAAACCCCACGCCCTGCACCGCGCCGCGCACTCTCAGGCGCAGGCGCTCCGACGCTCCGCTCTGCGAACGCGCCGGCTCCATGACGGCTACTCCGCGACTGCGGTGGAGGCGTTGGCGCGAGCCCATCGCGCCGCGCGCGCTTCGATCCAGGAATAAAACGCGGCGAGCCCCTCGCCGGTTTTCGCGGACACCACGAGCGCCTGGAGGTCCGGATTGATCTTCAGCGCATGCGCGATGCACTGACCGACGTCGAAATCGAGATGCGGCAGCAGGTCGGCCTTGTTGATCAGCATGAGATCGGAAGCGGCGAACATCTCCGGATATTTGAGCGGCTTATCTTCCCCCTCAGTCGCGGAGAGCACCACGATCTTATGCGCTTCGCCGAGGTCGAAGGCGGCGGGGCAGACAAGGTTGCCGACGTTCTCGATGAAGAGCAATCCGCCCGGCTCGAGCTTCAGGGCGTCGAGCCCATGCGCGACCATATGCGCGTCGAGATGGCAGCCTTTTCCCGTGTTGATCTGCACGGCGGGCGCACCGGCGGAGCGAATGCGGGCCGCGTCGTTCGAGGTCTGCTGGTCGCCTTCGATCACCGCGATCGGGAAGCGCGCGCCGAGATCGGCGATGGCCCGCACGAGCAGCGAGGTTTTGCCCGATCCCGGACTTGAGACGAAATTGAGCGCGAAGGTGCGGCTCCTGGCGAAGCGGGCGCGATTCATCGCGGCATTGTCGTTGTTCTTGCCGAGGATGTCGCGTTCGATGCGCAAGATGCGCTCCTGCGAAAGCCCCGCGACATGCACGCCCGCCGCGCCCGCGCCAAAATCGATCACGCCCGCGTCATTCGCCTGCGCGCTCTCGGGCGCGTGGTGGTGGTGATCGTGGCCATGGCCATGGTCATGCGGGTGGTGATGATCATGATGCGCGTGATCATGGGCGTGTGAATGACCATGAGCGTGGTCGTGATCATGAGTGTGGCCATGTTCGTGACCGTGATCATGATCATGTGTCTTGCCGCCTTCGACGCTCGAGGAGCCGCAGCCGCAAACCGTGCACATCACTCGACCTCCAGTTCCTTGAGGCGCAGATCGTCGCCTGCGGCAACCTGCACATGATAGCGCCCGCACTCCGGGCAGGCGCCGAAACGCTCGCTCATCTCTACGGTCTTGGCGCAGTCGAGGCACCAGCCTTCGCCGGGCGTGACGCAAATATCGAGCTCGGCGCCTTCGACGAGCGTTCCCTTGGCGACCGCGTCAAAGCAAAAGCGCATGGCTTCGCCGTCGACGCCGCCCAACGCCCCAAGCTCCAGCCGCACCACGCGAACGCGGGAGAAACCTCGGTTGCGGCTCTCGTTCTCGATGAGCTCGACGAGGCTTTCCGTCAGCGCCAGCTCATGCATGGCCGTGTTCCCTCACCTCGACGCGGAATGGCGCGCAGGGGTCGAAGAGACTCGCGAGCTGCACGATCCGCCGCTCCGCGCAACCGCGGCTCATACTAGCGCCGAGCAATGTTTCTATGAAGGGTCCGGTCGGATGGAAATTCCATTCGGTCGGCGCGACGATCTGATGATCCGCGATCCGACCGTCAACCGAGAGTCGAACCCAGTGACAGAGTCGACCCCGGGAGGTTTCCGCCGCGGCGAATCCTTCGCGCAGGGCAGGGGAGAAGGCATGGCAAGCCGCCGGAAAATCCCGTTCTGCCCCTTCGAGCTCGCTGAGGCATTCAGCGATGTCGATCATACGCGCCTGGAAGCGGGCGGCAAGCGCTCCTTTTGAGAAGTCGGTCTCCGCCCAGCGGCGCGCAAAGGCCCCGGTCTCCGGCGCGCGTCCCTCGAGGCTCGGCGCGACGGCGAAGCTCGCGCCTGCCGCGCGCGCGCGCTGCATGATCTCCAAGTCATCGGCGTCGCCGAGCGAATCCGGAGCCGTGATCGCGAGAGGCTCGCTGGCGGCAAATTCCTTTTCCAATTGACGGAACGCGAGGGGGTAAGCTGGTTCCGCGCCTTCGGCCGCCAAGCCGAGGGCGTGGCCGGAAGCGCGGATCCTGACGATCAGCAATCTCGCCGCTTCGGCCGCTCCTGGAGCCCGCGCGAAGGACTGGGCACAGAGATCGCGCAGGAGGGACAATAGCTCGCCAAGCGGGCGGACGAGCTCGAGGTCCGCGGATTTGGACTCCCTCTGAAGCGCTAGGATCATGTTCGAGCGCAGCGACGCGCCGAGCCTCTCGGCGGCGAGCGCGATCGCATCGCTCCGATTGCGCTGCGCAGGGACCGGCTCTCCGCGCGCGCTCGCGATGGCGCGCGCCGCGACGACTCGATGCGCGGCGCCGCAGAGCGCGAATATGCGTTCGGCGAGAAGCGGCGCCTCATCCGCGGGCCGGCCGACAAAGAGTCGCGAAAGATCGGTTCGGCGCGTGGAGGAGATGCGCGCTGCGCAGACGCGGCCATCGGCGACTTCGACTATGATCGTCAAGCCGTCCTGGCTTGCGTCGACGATCCCGCCGACCGCGTTCATGACGCCAAACCTTGTCGAATAGGGCGGCCCCTGAGAAAGGCGCGGCGGTCGAGAGCGGGGCGTTCC
Protein-coding sequences here:
- a CDS encoding nickel-dependent hydrogenase large subunit, which produces MNAVGGIVDASQDGLTIIVEVADGRVCAARISSTRRTDLSRLFVGRPADEAPLLAERIFALCGAAHRVVAARAIASARGEPVPAQRNRSDAIALAAERLGASLRSNMILALQRESKSADLELVRPLGELLSLLRDLCAQSFARAPGAAEAARLLIVRIRASGHALGLAAEGAEPAYPLAFRQLEKEFAASEPLAITAPDSLGDADDLEIMQRARAAGASFAVAPSLEGRAPETGAFARRWAETDFSKGALAARFQARMIDIAECLSELEGAERDFPAACHAFSPALREGFAAAETSRGRLCHWVRLSVDGRIADHQIVAPTEWNFHPTGPFIETLLGASMSRGCAERRIVQLASLFDPCAPFRVEVREHGHA
- the hypA gene encoding hydrogenase maturation nickel metallochaperone HypA encodes the protein MHELALTESLVELIENESRNRGFSRVRVVRLELGALGGVDGEAMRFCFDAVAKGTLVEGAELDICVTPGEGWCLDCAKTVEMSERFGACPECGRYHVQVAAGDDLRLKELEVE
- the hypF gene encoding carbamoyltransferase HypF; its protein translation is MEPARSQSGASERLRLRVRGAVQGVGFRPFVHGLARALDLGGFVRNDAEGVLLEIEGARAQEFVAALRRSPPPLARIDTVEAQSVAPKAESEFCIETSVAGEARTRIPADAAVCEECLDELFDPRSRFHLYPFVNCTHCGPRYTLTRRLPFDRSQTTMAPFAMCEACAADFRNLSSRRFHAQTIACPQCGPRLDASIEDIAACLRQGGIVALKGVGGFHLLCDARNEAAVQELRRRKQRDAKPFGVMVLNAASAGRIGVLDESSRALLSSPARPIVVVEKADALAASVAPGLSRIGVMLAYTPAHHLIFHALAGEPEGRDWRDAPLDRVLVATSANMSGEPLIIDDDEAREKLRRVADLIVGFDREIVARADDSVMTMIAGAPAFLRRARGFVPEPIPLADDGPDVLALGAHLKTTVTVTRGREAFVSTHIGSLSDAATLRHHAETVARMLDILDVRPECVACDLHPDLHTTRIAEASGLPIFRAQHHAAHIAAILAEHGVEDAALGAALDGFGYGDDGGAWGGELMGIDGCNWRRVGHLAPAPLPGGDSAARSPWRMGVAMLAGLGRGAEAEARFPQQPLAGAVAHLALSPGVSQTTSLGRLFDAAAALLGLRLEQDYEGQAAMELEALCHAPRALPEGFLLREGVLDFSPLFLYLVEEKPSQVEGAELFHGTLIEGLAAWISEAARRFERRRVALGGGCLMNAVLTQGVTLQLQKAGIEPLVARRVPSNDGGLSLGQALLARRARLAGWEN
- the hypB gene encoding hydrogenase nickel incorporation protein HypB, whose product is MCTVCGCGSSSVEGGKTHDHDHGHEHGHTHDHDHAHGHSHAHDHAHHDHHHPHDHGHGHDHHHHAPESAQANDAGVIDFGAGAAGVHVAGLSQERILRIERDILGKNNDNAAMNRARFARSRTFALNFVSSPGSGKTSLLVRAIADLGARFPIAVIEGDQQTSNDAARIRSAGAPAVQINTGKGCHLDAHMVAHGLDALKLEPGGLLFIENVGNLVCPAAFDLGEAHKIVVLSATEGEDKPLKYPEMFAASDLMLINKADLLPHLDFDVGQCIAHALKINPDLQALVVSAKTGEGLAAFYSWIEARAARWARANASTAVAE